Proteins encoded together in one Juglans regia cultivar Chandler chromosome 9, Walnut 2.0, whole genome shotgun sequence window:
- the LOC108997357 gene encoding uncharacterized protein LOC108997357, with the protein MADFNDCIHHCGLFDLSSTGQLKSWCNGHERVSRSWAKLDRALINSTFSILFGSAHLKYLGQKSLDHCPMVVYVNRQLSLYGPPPFWFQNMWSLHETFLSCVKDAWCRMDMGSRLFKLATHLKRTKVVLRACNRCVFGRVGANIQALEERLDVLENQLQAGYSMEDEDDYLAMKLELQVWEKRESTRLGQIAKRKKVN; encoded by the coding sequence ATGGCGGATTTTAATGATTGTATACATCATTGCGGGCTTTTTGATTTATCAAGCACAGGCCAACTTAAGTCGTGGTGCAACGGACATGAAAGGGTGTCGCGTAGTTGGGCAAAGCTTGATAGAGCTCttattaattcaactttttcaattttgtttggttCGGCTCATCTCAAATATCTGGGTCAGAAGTCTTTGGATCATTGTCCAATGGTGGTCTATGTGAATCGGCAGCTATCTTTATATGGTCCGCCTCCATTCTGGTTTCAAAACATGTGGTCCTTGCATGAAACATTTTTGTCGTGTGTGAAGGATGCCTGGTGTAGGATGGACATGGGTTCAAGACTCTTTAAACTGGCTACCCATTTGAAACGCACGAAAGTAGTGTTACGGGCGTGTAACAGGTGCGTATTTGGGAGGGTAGGTGCGAATATTCAAGCCCTAGAGGAACGCCTGGATGTCCTGGAAAATCAGTTACAAGCTGGCTATTCGATGGAGGATGAAGATGATTATTTGGCTATGAAGTTGGAGCTACAGGTCTGGGAAAAAAGAGAATCTACCCGCCTGGGTCAGATTgcgaaaagaaaaaaggttaaCTAA